The nucleotide window cttctctctaaaaataagtaaataaaatatttttaaaataacctaaaTTATGAGGGGAAGGAGAAGTAAAAGTGTAGAGTTTAGGAATGCTATCGAAGTTAAATTGTTACCAACTCATAATAAGATGTTATAATTTTAAGATACTTTAAGCTTCATGGTAACCACCACAGAAAAACCTGTAGTAATTACATGAAAGAGCATGATAAAGAAGCCAAAGCATACTGACACCAAAAGAggtcacaacacacacacacacacacacacacacacacacacacataaagacagcagaagaaacaaagaacaacgGATCTACAAACCAGCCAGGAAGCAATGAACAAGTGCTTATCTATCAATAATTTCCTTAAACATAACAGGTTAAAATATGCAAGCAAAAGGCACAGAATGGctgaatagatttaaaaacaaaacaaaacaaaacaaggaccaacaatatgctgcctacaagagactcactttagcCTTAAAGACACATACAAGGTGGGATAAGAGTTGGtttatgtatgaaaaataatacaataattaataaataacaatgcaagaataaactctgtgtttcacatactcacaactgtaaacctacgtttatCCTACCCTGTATGTACTGAgggtgaagggatagaaaaagtaTTTCAAGCAAATGGTAGGGGGAGAAAGCAGGTGCAGCTATGTTTATGTCaggcaaaataaactttaaactcaaaatgataaattttattaatcaaaaaTCTTTTTCAGGATCAAATCTGAAACTGACCTATCTGagcttgtttttttcaaaatgaaagcttttccCAAAGAAGTCACTTTGCAGGGTGAGTGGAATTTTCTGGAAAGGGAACAAGTGGATTCTAGGTGAGAAAAATGGTGGTCCAGAAGTCAATATGACTTAGATAGAATCTCTGTAACAGCAGGGGCTGGATAGTGTATGCAGAGAGTATTTTTGGTTTAGATAGAATCTGTTTGAATCtacacagacacatacatgcacacatgtgcatgcctCATCTTAATGGGTTTAGGGTTTCTGAAGATttatttcctcctccccttcctccctccttctctccttcactctctctctccccccctcatTAAAATAACAGcccagtttatttttgtttaattcctGGTAGCATGACTGTAACTAAAAGGACAATGGACCAATGCAGTTTGTGTGTGCTATGGAGGGGGAAAAATCAACAATAATAAGTATAGAGAATGAATAATAAGGCAGGGTTGGAATTTCAAATAAGGGAGTCCTCTTTGAGAAACTGATATTTAGCAAAAacttgaaggaggtgaggaagTTGGAAAGAGAATAGGAAGACGAGGCTACAGCGTTTCAGGGTCTCTAGAGGTGCATGTCTGACACCTCGTGCCAATGACTGCTCTTTTCCTAAACTTCAGCTGAGACCCTGGATCCTCATTCTGATCCTGGCAAAGTTCCCCAGAGCCTTTCTACCTTTGATACAACTGACTTCCAGAGTCCTGCAGCTTTTCTGACAACTACTACTTAGGGTCTTAACTGGCCTAAGTAGTTTTTCAAACCTTGTCTTCAGAAACCACCCCTTTCAATACCAGATCCCAAACCTCTCAGTAGTGACTGGCAGGGTTCCAAAACTACCTTCTAATCCAAATCCACAATCTGAATATCCCCCAAACCATGATGaccataatttcatttttaggccacttatttaaaaacatcaatgGTCCCTACTTTAATATTAATGAGGAATCATTCTACCAATATTTATAAACACCTAGTCTATATCAGGAAATGTTATAAGTACTTTCAGATTAATCTTCTCAGTATCCTCAGGAGGTAATGTTGTTAGCCCCAActgaaagaggaggaaaatgggaatgTAAGGTCACACATTCGCTATGGATGGGACTGTGATTTGAACTCAGGCATTCTGGCTCTAGAATCTGTGCCCTCTATCAATCACAGCTCTTGTTTCAAGTTCTCTCTTCATTTAGATATTTCTTCTAGCTCTTTCCCAAATGTCATTTCACTGAGGACTTTTTTCTGGGCACTCTAGCTAaaacttaaacacacacacacacacacacacacacacacacacgtgtgctaTACCctttcctatttcatttttcttcttaacacTTATCACCATAttctacattttacttatttatctataAATTATCATTACCCAAAATTGCTATTCTTCACATTTATTATCTGTCTCCTACAAAAGAAGTCAGCTCCAAGAGGGGCAGGgatttttgcctgttttattcattgctttatCCCCCGTTTCACAATAGGCACTTGGTAAGTATTTGttggatgaacaaatgaataaatgagcaaatgagtgaatgaacctTTTTTGATGATGGTTGGTGCCAACCTGCCTTGCCTGGATCCTGGTTGGCCCTGGATTTGCCTCTCTGACTCATATGCAATTGACCTCTGATGTATTGGCTCTGCTAATGAATATTAACATTTACAATTGTAATTATTCCAACTGAGATGAATTTCTATTGAGAAAGTTTGTCCTGGAGTAACTTCTGAGccaatttaatttcttcttcaatgCTATACAGTGGTGCAGTTCACCCAAAGCCAATTttggtcattttcatttttctgaaattgttttcaGTGGGACAAATCATTTTCAGGTTAATTTTTACAGTGATGCTTTGATCCATGcatcagtttccttgtctgtgtcaTATTTTAGCAATAATAACTTTGCCCCAGATATCTTCTTGGCCTCAGGCTGCTCCCTGAAGAGCtcaggcacattttaaaaattgattccagagagagatagaggaagggagaggaagagagagagaaaaagagagaaagattgattggttgcctctcatatgtgccccaactggggactgaatgcacaacctaggtatgtaccctgacggggaatcaaacctgcgatcttttggtgaatgggatgatgttccaaccaactgagccacactggccaggctcAAGCACATTCTTGCATCAGGGGCTATACAGGTTGTTCCCTCTCCTAGAAATGCTCTTCCATCTGTACAGCTAATCTcacctttttcacattttttccttaaaaaatcacttttcaaTAAGGTCTAAACTGACTCCTTGTTTAAATACAAGCTTCTCCTACCCTGCACTTCTGATCCCCcttacttaaattaaaaaattaaattaaatttttaatttaatacaaataatGTGATTTGTTGCCTTATTTATCATGTATTTATCATCTGCTAGAATATAAGCGCCATGAGGATGGgaagtttttaatctttttttaccTGTTGTATCCCCACTGCCTGTAAAAGTGCCTGACTCCAGAAGGCACtcgataaatatttgctgagtaaatAGCTTTCCTGTCATTCTGAGCTTTATTTGTGGCTAGTTTTCACCAAGTCTAATTTTTCAGCATCAAAACTGTAGGTTCATGTTTTGTTGAGAACATAGGGTCCTTCCATCAGTTCTCCCTCAACATATTTCAAAGTTTACAGTTTTAGCCTCTGTCAGTTTATTCCGTGGTGTGTATGCCTACCAGCAGTAGTTGTTGTGAAGCTGGTAAGATAGCTTGTTTTTATGTCCTTGGTAATCTATAAGAAAAACTGTCAGCAATTCCCTTTAGACAGTCTAGAATTGTCTGAGATGGGCTTTGCTAAGCTAGGTTTTTAGCGAGCTTCTGGTCAACTTGGTGTAGTATGTAAAATCTAAACTCCCCCTAAGCACAGCCCATGGGGCCTTAGGGTTATGACCTATAACCACCTCTGTAAACTCATACCTGGCCACTCTTATCCTGGAAGATTCCAGTAATTCCAGTAAGCACAatattccagccacactggcatTCTGGTGGAACTTATGTCATCTCTTTTCTGAGCTTGTGTACTCTGTCTTACCCACCACCTTAAGGTAAACTCCGAGAACAGAAAGTATCTTAGTTCAGGTCCCTCCAGAAGCTGACCCTCAGACAATGATTGAAGTCAAGTAGCTTATTTGAGATGTGACCCAGGAAACACCTGCTGACGGTGTGGAAGTGAGACAATGAAGAACATTAAGTGAATTAGCACTGTGGGCAATTGGAGCATATTCCCACTGGGGACGAGTGGAGAACACCCACCATGGAGACATCCCATATAGGGGATAAGGGGATGAGGGTACATACCTACTAACTCTCATCAGTCATTGATTGAGGGTGGCTGCCAGGGGATGTTCATTTTGTAGCCTTCCCAGCCTGTCAAGCCTGTAGGCAGCATGAGAGGAAGCCTTCCAGTGAAGAGATGCAGACACTGGAAGTTGGCAGTTGGCCAGTGGCACACTGGAGCAGTAAGGGTACCGGGGCATGGACAGGGAACTGACAGTGTCTATTACAGGGGCTGTCTTGTTCACTGGGCCTTGCACACAATAAATGCTCTATTAGATGGAAGGATGAAGGTTATGTTATGCTGCTGGAGCAAAGCTGGGTCTAAAATATCAAGGTTCAAATATCCTTGTGGTCAAACAGTAGGGTGAAAGCATTGTTTATGCTCTCTGACCACTCACACCATCCACCGTATTCACCCTGGGAAATTCCTGAGGACAGAGATCCTGGCATCtgtcagtgcctggcacactgttGGGGCTTGACACATAGGACAAACTCAACTTCCACCGCTTCATCCCAATGTGGTCCTTAAAAGGTCAGCTGTTCACCAAAATGGCTACCATGAAAACAATGGGGAATGCTGACTGGCATTCATGATAGAGAATGATGGCAAGAATGTAGCCTTCACCACAAGGGAAACTGTAGCTGGAAAAACTGGCATGCTTTACTAAGGCTGATCACCTATCTACCCCATGACTTTGCAATTCCATCCCTAGATATATGCCCGAGAGGAATGAGTGCATATGTTCATCAAAAGATGTGTATAAGAATGTtcacagaactttttttttactcagtCTTTTTACTATAGTACATGGGTTGGGTCTTACAAAATCGGGTAGATGAGGGCAACCACTGCCTTGATTGGAATCAGGGCCCATCTTGATGGCCATGAATGTGCCAAAGGTGCTGCCACTCTGCATCATGGTTTTCCTGATGCTGCCCATCAACTCTTGATCATGCATTCCAATCCTGAGACAGGAAAAGGTGCCGGCCACCATGCCCATGGTGTAACCCATTATAAAGTCCATCTTTGTATGGTTGAAGCAGCTCGGCTGGGACTTTCCATAGGGACCTATGGCCACTGGCATCACACTCACAGCCTCAGTCACTCCAAGAATTATTAATAGCTCCAGAGAGAAAAATACCCAAATACCCACTGACACAAGGATGGATGGTGTGTGGTCTATTCACACAATGGGAAGAGAACACAGCAGTGAAGATGGGCAAACTACTGATAATATAATAATGGGGACCTGTGTCACAAACATCCTGTTGCATAAAAGTCAGATGCAGAAATGTATCAATGCACTTAAATGGTGTATTAAACTAGACAAAACTAATCTACAGTGTTACAAACTTTCTGGAGACAGAAGCCACCTGGAAGAACACAGAAGtgccagacatgtgagtgaagaAGCCACCTTGAATGTCCAGCCTAGTTGAGCTTTCAAATGAATCCAGCACTAGCCACCATTTGGCCCTAAGAAGAACCGCCTAACTGAGCCTAGTCAATGACAGGACCATGAAAGATAACACTAAATTGTTGTTTAAAGCTACTAAGTTTTAGGATGTTTATTAAACAGCAGCAGATAACCAGAACACCCAGAAAAGGTGGCAGTGGCCCTTTTAAGGCCTCACACCCCCGCTCCCAGATTCCCCTCACAACAAAATTAAGACCAGCCAGTCAGAATTTCAGTCCCTTTAATAAGGTGCTCTGCGAGGAGGGCAGCATGGCAGGCAGGGAGTAAAGAAGGTGGTGCTTCTTGAACCCCACTTGGGCATCCAGTCAGTCCTCATCTGGCAGCTGGATCTTGCTGGGGTCAAAACAGTTGGATTCCATGATAGGAAGGCCATTGGCCTCTCGATATTTCACAAGCCTTTCAGCTTCCCGGCGGGCCCATTCATGCATCCTGGAGACAGCAGCATGGGGGGAAGACATGAGGAAACCTCACTGGATATCAACCCCTACCTTAGCTCCCCATTCCTTAATGGTGTGGGACAGGATTCCTGGTTTTGACCTCCATCCCTACCTCTGCCCCCACCCATTCCCTTCTCTCGGACACCCTATGCACCTGTAGTCAGGCAGATAAGCCACAAAGGTGCTGCCAAAGACCAAGAcgatagagaagccaaagaagaaGACAACCCGCATGTTCCAGACATCCATAACAGGGTCCTTGTCGTAGCCGTGGGAGTCTGGGTTCTATGGAATAAGAAGAAGAGGTCAATGAGGGCTTCCTACCACTCCACAAAGCCTTATGCTGGCCCTACATGAGCTGGTCTCCAATTTCACCTGGGACcaatcttccctccctccctaaactcctttctttctgttcttaggACTTGTCAAGCTGCTTCCCACCACGGtgtctttgcacttgctgttccttctgcctggaaagcCTTTTCCCCAGATCTCATCATGACTGTATCTGCTTCCTCATTCAAAGTTTTGGCTTCATCATCACTTCTTATAAGAGCCATTCCCTAGTCACCTCAGCTATTAAATTGAACTATAGGAAATTGCCATTTTCATACGTCTAAATGGTTGAATATCAGCCATTTCCTATGGCTTAACTCAATAAAATTACTCCCTATCTCCAAGACACTCTCAATCCACTTATCCTGCTTAACATTCTTTCTAGCATTTATTAGTTTACCGAAGTAGCATCCCCCAGATCCTCTATATCACATTATCTTATATTATCAATTACTTCTCTAAAttatcattgtcaaatatttcacatatttattttctgtgttttccactaACATATAAGCTCTACAAGAGCAAGGGCTTTGTCTGATTTCCACACTACTGAACCCCCAGGGCCCTGAactgtgcctggcatacagtaggctctcaatacatattttacaaaatgaatgaatgaatgaacaaatgaatgaggtTAATATCGATAAGGTATCTATCTCTTATGTGCTGGGTCTTTTCACATACACAAACTTCACAATATCCCAGTGAGGTGGAAAGTGGCAATGATAATTAACACCTTCTAATGCTGAGTACTTATTAAGTGCTGGGTGTTGTTCTGAGTATTTGACTTATTTAATTACATGAGGCAgtgtagtgttttatttttttaaagatgtcctaaTACTTTCCCTATTTTACAAAGAAACTGACGCACCAAGGGGTTAAGTTaattgaccaaggtcacacaggcaaGTAACTGTCAGTGCCTGTATTCCAACCCCAGGCATTCTGATTTCAGAGCCTCTGCTAAGTTCAAATACTGTTCTGTCGCACATTCAGTTATGCGAACTTGGGCAAGCCACTTGacatctctgtgcttcagtttcctcatttataaaatgagtataCTAATAGTACGTACGGTGTAGAGTTGTTTTGAGGATAGAATAAGTTAACGTACGTAAAAACTGTTTAGAACACTGGCACCAAGCAAACACCCTATCGGTGTTTAgtattattgttatattatattGCTACTAGTGTTTTGAGCACTACCCACTGGTACCCGTCCACAAAATAAAGCCAGTGTCGCCTCTGGCTCTGAACCGAAGATAACgcgggagaaaggaggaaagtaaGCTAGGCAAAATACCCAAGTCTTTAACGACTTCACCAGCTGCGCAATCCTCAACCGCCTAAGAAAGTCCTTAAAGGCGCCCCGTCCGCCGGCCCCCGATTGACCCTACCGGCGTCCCGTTTCCCCTCTGTCTCACCTTCTCATACAAGTTTTCGTCCTCCGGATCTGGGTCCTCTTGCCAGTGCACAGTCGGTTCCGGTGCCCGCTTTCCCACCACAGTGGACGGGGCTATCACAGCCCTGGCAGAGCTGGATTCCCAGCGAACCCGGACAGCTAAGTGCCCTCGCGTCGCCGCTGCTGCCAAAAGGCGGCGAGAGCACAAACCTAACAGCCGGGCCGCCATGACAGACCGTTCTGCAGGCTCTCAGGGACGGGGACGGAAGTGCGGCTCTGCGCAGCTGCAGTTGGCCCGAACGGGATAATTGTCACTCTGCTCCCACCGCACTAAATAGGTCTCGGGTCCGTCTAGATTTTGTTTTCAAGTGAGTTAAGGCGCTGAGCagccctcttttctccctctgtcacAGCCGCATTGGAGCAACAATTTCCCGATCCTCTAGGTCAAGCTATGGGAGTTCCGCCTGAGCGATCTGCTCCTTTACTTGCTGAGAAAAAAACAGTGACATTTAGGGGAGGGGGGGGTCAGTTCCCAGCCAATCACACAAAATTTCCCTTGCCCTCTGGGGAAAGGGGCAGAGCTTCCGTTTGTCTTTCATAGTTGAAGGAAGCCAAGCTTAAAAGGTGGGCCTCGCCGGATTGGCTAATAGCTACTCCTTTCCTCGACGCAGGGCGGGGGAGCTCACACGGGGCCCGGGGCGTGGGGAGGTGGCAGCCGCTTGCCAATCAGAGCGGCCCAGGGCTGGCCCTTGGCGGATAGCGGCCAATAGACGCGGCCAGCCAGAGCGCGCTCCCTCAGTAGGTGGTTGGTAGTGGAAGCGCCGGCTCTCTGCTCCTGGTCGCCATTTTGTGCTGGTGATTGCGACCGGTGGGAAGTAGGCAGCAGTGGGTTTCCCGGGGAGGGCAGCGCGCTTGGcgcttcttccctccccctccctccgcctTTCTGCCTCCACCCTTGAACTTGATTGTTGCGTGGACCGGCTCCGGCTGAGCTGGGAGAGTTGGCAGAGGTGGCGGAGGGCTGATGTGATGTCAGGAAGCCCTCCCTTGACAGCCCGAGCCGAGAAGGTGAGCGTCGACGCTGGTCGTGGGGGCGGAGGTAAGGGGCCGGAGGCTGGGGGTGCGTAGACTTAGGTTAGAGGGAGGACTGCGGACCACAACCGAGGGATGCGTGCACAGTCTGAGCCTGGGAGGggttgtcttaaaatttttttacccCTTTGAGAGCAGAGGCGCGTGCGCGATCGGGACGCAGGGATGGGTGCACgcgggttgggggaagggagagacagatgggAGTGGGCTACTTTGCTGTATGTGACACCGAACTTATCTGTGGGGAGGCGAATGCCTgagactttgattttttttttttatctacagGGGAGAGATGTGCTGTCTGTTCTGTGACTTTGGTACTTATCTGTCTGTGGGATAATGTTCTGTGGCTCAGGTCcttgggagtggagggagggagaatttcTGTATGATCCTAGTCTTTATCCTTGGAGTGTGTGTTTCTAACTCGGGTCACTATTCTGGGAGAGGTCCTTATCTATGGGGAATCTTCTTGTGACTGGCCCTAACCTGCTTACTGAGTAAGGAAGGAATGCAAGGAATGCGTGTGACTTATTGACCCTTCTTGAGGGACGATCGGTGACTGTGACGTTCATCCATTGAAAGGGGGCCTAAGTGTGGGGTTATGGCCCATATTTGTTGTGGGTTCCTGTCTGTGATTTTGGCCCATAGTTGTTCAGGGTGCATGTCTGTGACTAACCCCTATCTGTTGTGTATGCCAGAGTCTACTGAGGGTTTTGTATGGACTCTTATCCACTGGGGACCCTGGTTGTGATTCTCTTACCCATCTGGGAGCAGGTAACTCTGGTTCCCTGGTGGcttgaggaggaagagaaaattgGTGTGTTTGCCACCACATGGAGGAAAGGTGTGGTGACAACCCGGTGTTAGACAGGTGCTGTTACCATCTGGCTTTGCCTAAATCCTGTTCAAAGGGTGGGGCCAGAAGATTCTAGGATACTACCTGGTGACTCCTGGCCAGATCACATGACTCTCATGACTTCCTTAGATCTCACAGTATCCCTGAAGGTTGGGTACAATGACTGCCCTTCTAAGCCAGTAGAATTGCACAGTGGTTTGGAACAGCCTCTGAAAGGACTCCTTTTGCCTCTGAATAACTTGGGCCTAGagccctggggagagagctgCCTTGGGACCTGGCTGCGCATGAGACAGGACTCAGGACTGAGCCAGTTGCCCTGTGAGGGCCAAAGCTGTTttggccaggagcccagggaggcgGCAGCTGTCTCATTGCCAAGTTAGCCCCTCATGCCCTAAGCTTTTCATGGTCTCCTGCTGTCTTGTACAGGACAGCAAATATCTTGTTGGGAGGATGAAATAGCACCTGGGTGTCCATGGTAGGAGCCTGATAGGTGCCTGGGAGTCCTGTTGTGAAGTCTTGCCTGATCTCTAACAAGTCATTCAGCACCAAGAGCTCTCCTAGGCAGATAGTTCGGGGCTTGAACCTGTCTACCAGTTTCAGGTGGCAAAGCCCTGATCACAGAATAAGTGGTACCACCAGGTCTCTCTGCAAGATGTCCCCTGTCTGCTGAAAGCCTTGCTCATTCTAGAGCAGTGAGTTCTAACTTCACATTtgtggggaaaggaaaggaacagaCCAAGTAGAGGCTGCCTTCCTGGTCTGGTCCACAGGAACACTAGGAGTAAAGAAACAATGTCTCTGGGCTAAGAGATAGCAGAAAACCTTGACAATAAGGGTTTCTCAGGGAGGCCCTGTCTGCCCCAACTGCCTtgacttctttcttcctccctctctccccagagtcCCTGCAGGAGGCATCACCCAGGCTGGCAGATCATGGTGGCAGCAGCGGGGGTGGCTGGGAAGTAAAACGGAGCCAGCGGCTGAGGaggggccccagcagcccccgaAGGCCCTATCAGGACATGGAGTATGAAAGACGGTGAGTTACCTGCTTCTACCTTGACCAAACAGCCTAGGCTTGTTCCTGCTGTGAGAattgatccaagaagatgctagGAGGGGGCTTCCGGGCAGAGGAAACAGTATAGCGGATGATTGGTTTCTTTTCAGCATTTACTTGGTACCTGTTGTGAGGCAGAACCTATGTGCTAGGCTCTGGGAGTGCCATAGTGAACGAGACATATATGATTGTGGACTTCTCTTTACTCAGGGTCTCACAAGGAAGACCACACAGTTTACAGGTGATTCCAGAACAGTTGAGTGGGTGCCGTAGTTGGTTGTAAGGGTGGGAAGGGATCAAACAAAAGGGAAGAATGGAGGCTGATACCCAGGTTCCCAATTTGGGTGACCAAAATAGGTGTATGGTACCATTCGTAGTCTGGACAGCCACtgtgggaggagaggcagagatgcgTAGTAGGTTGTAAATGCCTGTGGATTCTCAGGAGAGAGGTTTGAGCTGTGGCTTTGGGTTTAAGGGATGGGTGAGAGTGGTGCCTTCAGAGTCAGGAATTTGCTGGGACAAATATGGGGCAAGCCAGGTCAGATAGTGGGAGATTTCAGGGTCGGGGTAGTCTGAGGTTGGTGTGATACTTGTCTTGGAATGGAAAACTCTCCTACAGTTATCTTTAAACTCTGGTAGATCAAGAAACAATTGGGACACTTGATAAAGATATCCCAGGCCATCCCCTCACCATCCTGGTATATCAACTCAGTTGAGTCTAGTGCAGGTGATCTATTTCTTACATTTTAGGATTATATAGGCAGGCAGACCTAACTCCCCCAGAAAGCCATTATTAAGAGtcagcatagccctggctggtgtagctcagtgaattgaacatgggctgtgaaccaaagagtcgccagttccgttcccagtcaggacacatgccttggttgccTGCTAGGCCCCTAGTGGggcccacgtgagaggcaaccacacattgatgtttctctccctctctccctccctccccctctctataaaaataaataaaatcttttaaaaaagagccagtatacttgtaaaataatttttaatgtcctACAAAGTGTTTCTTCTACCACCAggcccttttaaaaatgtagaattataatttgttttctgaaaagaGCCCAAATTTGAGATGTGGTCATCCATCATCCAGTGTTAGTTAGTCTTGaccttctttaaaaatgtcttttgaaaGGCATTTGATTTTGGATGGGATTCACTGGAAGTGCTCTGTGGCAGTTTCTGAGTTAGGGTAGATGACTTTATTATCAAATAAAGCCACtgactttctgttttttattttcttatttttttggagGGGTGGTGCTTTTAAAGGACCTCAAATGCAGAGATTTGAGTTAATCATACTTTTCCAGTTCACAGTAGGTTTCTATCATAGGTCAGTACAAAGGTCTTTcttgccatatttattttttcctttttgtttccaaTTTCCATAGGTGTGGGCAGCTTTTCTGTCATGTTTGAAATGTATTGTTCTTGAATATTTAGTGTTATTTTGAGTCtctataagattttatttttagagagaggggagggagggaggaagagagggagagaagcatcaacgttcaagagaaacattgattggctgcttcttgtacacccccagtcagagacctggcccgcaactgtAGCTGcaacctgtgccctgactgggaccagtgaccttttggtttgtagcaTGACACTCACCAGTCAGGGAAGCccttcatttaaacattttttaaaggttttatttatttatttttagagaggggaagggagggagaaagagagggagagaaacatcagtgtgtggttgccttgcagCACCATCTACTGGGcacatggccagcaacccaggcatgtgcccggactgggaatccaacctgcgaccctttgattcacaggccggtgctcaatcccctgagccacaccagccagcagccCTGCATTTTTAAAGATCTGTCTGTATTGCCGTGCGGGTATTAGTGTTTTGCTTCTAATTGGTCCCAAAGACaccatgcaggggtgtccaaccttttggcgccTCTGTACCACACTAGaataagagttgtcttgggctacacattaaatatattgtgacacataatcacaaaatatcTCATAATCTCTTAAggaagtttatgattttgtgttggctgcattcacagccaagctggactgcatgcagcccatgggctgcggGTCGAACACCTCTGCTAGCGTATGCTGGCTGCCTTTTGCTTAACAATACCCCCAAGGATGAATACTTGTTCTTACTTTTGGTGTGCTAAAATTTATCTCTTTTTGGTCTTATAATCTGTGCTTTCAGGATCTTCTCTGTTCCTACTTCTGGTCACAATGATTGTTTTCACTGTGTAGTTTTACCTTTCTCATTCaggaatttaaatttatttagagtCCACTTTTGAATATGGTATAAGGTAggttctggttttattttcttctacataGTGGGCAGTTTTCCCAGTACCGTCTCCTAAATAGTTCATTCTTCCTTATTGATTTGTAGTACCTCACTTCAAGTTCCCTTATGTACGTGGATCTGTCTTGAGTGATCTAATTTGTTTCATTGGTCTACTTGTTCTTCCCATCCCAAAACCTTACCGTTTTTATTATT belongs to Phyllostomus discolor isolate MPI-MPIP mPhyDis1 chromosome X, mPhyDis1.pri.v3, whole genome shotgun sequence and includes:
- the LOC118498569 gene encoding reactive oxygen species modulator 1-like codes for the protein MPVAIGPYGKSQPSCFNHTKMDFIMGYTMGMVAGTFSCLRIGMHDQELMGSIRKTMMQSGSTFGTFMAIKMGPDSNQGSGCPHLPDFVRPNPCTIVKRLSKKKVL
- the NDUFB11 gene encoding NADH dehydrogenase [ubiquinone] 1 beta subcomplex subunit 11, mitochondrial, with product MAARLLGLCSRRLLAAAATRGHLAVRVRWESSSARAVIAPSTVVGKRAPEPTVHWQEDPDPEDENLYEKNPDSHGYDKDPVMDVWNMRVVFFFGFSIVLVFGSTFVAYLPDYRMHEWARREAERLVKYREANGLPIMESNCFDPSKIQLPDED